The Accipiter gentilis chromosome 34, bAccGen1.1, whole genome shotgun sequence genome has a segment encoding these proteins:
- the LOC126034536 gene encoding histone H2B 7: MPEPAKSAPAPKKGSKKAVTKTQKKGDKKRKRTRKESYSIYVYKVLKQVHPDTGISSKAMSIMNSFVNDIFERIAGEASRLAHYNKRSTITSREIQTAVRLLLPGELAKHAVSEGTKAVTKYTSSK, encoded by the coding sequence ATGCCTGAGCCGGCGAAATCCGCTCCAGCACCGAAAAAAGGCTCCAAGAAAGCGGTCACCAAGACGCAGAAGAAAGGTGACAAGAAGCgaaagagaacaagaaaggagAGCTACTCGATCTACGTGTACAAGGTGCTGAAGCAGGTGCACCCCGACACGGGCATCTCCTCCAAAGCCATGAGCATCATGAACTCCTTCGTCAACGACATCTTCGAGCGCATCGCCGGCGAGGCCTCGCGCCTGGCGCACTACAACAAGCGCTCCACCATCACCTCGCGGGAGATCCAGACGGCCGTGCGGCTCCTGCTGCCCGGCGAGCTGGCCAAGCACGCCGTCTCCGAGGGCACCAAGGCCGTCACCAAGTACACCAGCTCCAAGTAA
- the LOC126034541 gene encoding histone H4: MSGRGKGGKGLGKGGAKRHRKVLRDNIQGITKPAIRRLARRGGVKRISGLIYEETRGVLKVFLENVIRDAVTYTEHAKRKTVTAMDVVYALKRQGRTLYGFGG, translated from the coding sequence ATGTCCGGCAGAGGCAAGGGCGGGAAGGGGCTCGGCAAGGGGGGCGCCAAGCGGCACCGCAAGGTGCTGCGCGACAACATCCAGGGCATCACCAAGCCGGCCATCCGGCGCCTGGCTCGGCGCGGCGGCGTCAAGCGCATCTCGGGGCTCATCTACGAGGAGACGCGCGGCGTGCTGAAGGTCTTCCTGGAGAACGTGATCCGCGACGCCGTCACCTACACCGAGCACGCCAAGAGGAAGACGGTCACGGCCATGGACGTGGTCTACGCCCTCAAGCGCCAGGGGCGCACCCTCTACGGCTTCGGCGGCTGA
- the LOC126034524 gene encoding histone H2A.J isoform X2, which produces MSGRGKQGGKVRAKAKSRSSRAGLQFPVGRVHRLLRKGNYAERVGAGAPVYMAAVLEYLTAEILELAGNAARDNKKTRIIPRHLQLAIRNDEELNKLLGKDW; this is translated from the exons ATGTCAGGCCGcgggaagcagggagggaaagTAAGAGCTAAGGCCAAGTCGCGCTCGTCGCGGGCTGGGCTGCAGTTCCCCGTCGGCCGAGTGCACCGGCTCCTTCGGAAAGGCAACTACGCGGAGCGGGTGGGGGCTGGAGCGCCCGTCTACATGGCGGCCGTGCTGGAGTACCTGACGGCCGAGATCCTGGAGCTGGCGGGCAACGCGGCCCGCGACAACAAGAAGACGCGCATCATCCCCCGGCACCTGCAGCTGGCCATCCGCAACGACGAGGAGCTCAACAAGCTGCTGGGCAAG GATTGGTAA
- the LOC126034524 gene encoding histone H2A.J isoform X1, with amino-acid sequence MSGRGKQGGKVRAKAKSRSSRAGLQFPVGRVHRLLRKGNYAERVGAGAPVYMAAVLEYLTAEILELAGNAARDNKKTRIIPRHLQLAIRNDEELNKLLGKVTIAQGGVLPNIQAVLLPKKTESHKAKSK; translated from the coding sequence ATGTCAGGCCGcgggaagcagggagggaaagTAAGAGCTAAGGCCAAGTCGCGCTCGTCGCGGGCTGGGCTGCAGTTCCCCGTCGGCCGAGTGCACCGGCTCCTTCGGAAAGGCAACTACGCGGAGCGGGTGGGGGCTGGAGCGCCCGTCTACATGGCGGCCGTGCTGGAGTACCTGACGGCCGAGATCCTGGAGCTGGCGGGCAACGCGGCCCGCGACAACAAGAAGACGCGCATCATCCCCCGGCACCTGCAGCTGGCCATCCGCAACGACGAGGAGCTCAACAAGCTGCTGGGCAAGGTGACCATCGCGCAGGGCGGGGTGCTGCCCAACATCCAGGCCGTGCTGCTGCCCAAGAAGACCGAGAGCCATAAGGCTAAAAGCAAATAA
- the LOC126034535 gene encoding histone H2B 1/2/3/4/6, translated as MPEPAKSAPAPKKGSKKAVTKTQKKGDKKRKKSRKESYSIYVYKVLKQVHPDTGISSKAMGIMNSFVNDIFERIAGEASRLAHYNKRSTITSREIQTAVRLLLPGELAKHAVSEGTKAVTKYTSSK; from the coding sequence ATGCCCGAGCCGGCCAAGTCCGCCCCCGCGCCCAAGAAGGGCTCCAAGAAAGCCGTCACCAAGACGCAGAAGAAGGGCGACAAGAAGCGCAAGAAGAGCCGCAAGGAGAGCTACTCGATCTACGTGTACAAGGTGCTGAAGCAGGTGCACCCCGACACGGGCATCTCGTCCAAGGCCATGGGCATCATGAACTCCTTCGTCAACGACATCTTCGAGCGCATCGCTGGCGAGGCCTCGCGCCTGGCGCACTACAACAAGCGCTCCACCATCACCTCGCGGGAGATCCAGACGGCCGTGCGGCTCCTGCTGCCCGGCGAGCTGGCCAAGCACGCCGTCTCCGAGGGCACCAAGGCCGTCACCAAGTACACCAGCTCCAAGTAG